One Flagellimonas sp. CMM7 genomic region harbors:
- the gldN gene encoding gliding motility protein GldN, translating to MNWKNAFLIGALSLMPISIMAQANILNAKLPEEIGKKTEAQIEQDNDAPLEYGYTDDRDILWSKTIWEVIDLDERVNFPLYYPTDTIGIGADRRSLYHVLMKNIKNGNLTEVYTDSYFTEKRKFEDLSATLSKVDTTDLGYEQINAGEELSAEFINQRDLTAADIEEYRIKGIWYFDKRQGELKYRLLGIAPVAPDVNFVDDESVDPGENKVELFWVWYPAARQVLHEAKVYNQRNSARPITYDMLLNARRFNAVIYKEDNVHGDREIDDYVFDNALFQLLESKRIKEVIRDREQDMWAY from the coding sequence ATGAATTGGAAAAATGCATTTTTAATTGGAGCTTTAAGCTTAATGCCCATTTCAATAATGGCACAGGCAAACATTTTGAATGCCAAGCTGCCTGAGGAAATCGGCAAAAAGACTGAAGCTCAAATAGAGCAGGACAATGATGCCCCTTTGGAATATGGATATACAGATGATAGAGATATCCTTTGGTCCAAAACCATATGGGAGGTAATTGACCTAGACGAGCGTGTTAACTTTCCATTATACTACCCAACCGATACCATAGGTATTGGTGCGGACAGAAGGTCTTTGTACCATGTTTTGATGAAAAACATCAAAAATGGAAACTTGACTGAAGTATATACGGACTCTTATTTTACTGAAAAGCGAAAGTTTGAGGATTTAAGCGCTACATTGAGCAAAGTGGATACCACGGACCTTGGATACGAGCAAATCAATGCAGGAGAAGAGCTTTCGGCTGAGTTTATCAACCAGAGAGATTTAACTGCTGCTGATATTGAAGAGTATCGTATTAAAGGAATATGGTATTTTGATAAGCGTCAAGGAGAGTTGAAATACCGCCTATTGGGTATTGCACCAGTAGCTCCAGATGTAAACTTTGTAGATGATGAGTCTGTAGATCCAGGTGAGAATAAAGTTGAGTTGTTTTGGGTATGGTATCCAGCAGCAAGACAAGTTCTACACGAAGCCAAGGTCTACAATCAACGTAATTCTGCACGTCCCATAACTTATGATATGCTGTTGAACGCAAGGCGTTTTAATGCAGTAATCTATAAAGAGGACAATGTTCACGGTGACCGTGAAATTGACGATTACGTTTTTGATAATGCACTGTTCCAGTTATTGGAGTCCAAGAGGATTAAAGAGGTTATCCGAGACAGGGAACAGGATATGTGGGCTTACTAA
- the gldM gene encoding gliding motility protein GldM, giving the protein MAGGKQTPRQKMINLMYLIFIAMLALNMSKEVLAAFGIMNEKLQTSNEKTAESNDNFLASLETKASEDAEKYGELYQNAQKIKSLSQEYFDYLETLKKGMTEKLEDPKDYARMDNSDYLDQKLFQGDNLSKDGKEFMKRITDYKTQVAAIAPAALKEAVNTRFQTGDKNGKVEKRDGTKQDWINYHYEGYPLVASLAKLTALQADVKATEEDALKSMLEGELTNQVSLTNFATSLLASKSAFYNGDKYDGKIIISKTDKTSTPVKAELTLDGRKLTEGKDYKLEAGGVQMLIGAGNPGDHDIVGTMFFMQDGEEIPVEVKNSFATISKPNAAVIAADKMNVVYRGVANPMTISIPGIPDNKVSASAPGLSKRSGSKYVMNPGKGREVTISASGILPDGQRISTPATFRIKDIPRPGGTVRGEAGSAKMPRKNLEISTVGAMLEDFDFDLNLAVSGFKFKVPGQPTIVVNGNKLNGRAKSALKRAKRGEAVQIFDIKAYITNNKSYKLKKVSPVVVELTN; this is encoded by the coding sequence ATGGCAGGAGGAAAACAAACACCACGTCAGAAGATGATCAACCTTATGTATTTGATCTTCATCGCGATGTTGGCCTTAAATATGAGCAAGGAAGTTCTTGCAGCGTTCGGTATAATGAACGAAAAGCTTCAGACTTCCAATGAAAAGACTGCAGAAAGTAATGATAACTTTTTAGCAAGTCTTGAAACAAAAGCGTCTGAAGATGCTGAGAAATATGGCGAATTATATCAAAATGCCCAAAAGATAAAAAGCTTATCGCAAGAGTATTTTGATTACTTGGAGACCCTTAAGAAAGGTATGACCGAAAAACTTGAAGATCCTAAGGATTACGCAAGAATGGACAACTCTGATTATTTAGATCAGAAACTTTTCCAGGGTGATAACTTGTCTAAAGACGGTAAGGAATTCATGAAAAGAATTACCGATTATAAGACGCAAGTTGCTGCTATTGCACCTGCAGCTCTAAAAGAAGCTGTGAACACTCGTTTTCAAACTGGAGACAAGAATGGTAAAGTAGAGAAAAGAGATGGTACTAAGCAAGATTGGATCAACTATCATTATGAAGGTTATCCATTAGTAGCTTCTTTGGCTAAGTTAACAGCGTTACAAGCAGATGTTAAGGCAACTGAAGAAGATGCTTTGAAATCAATGTTGGAAGGTGAACTTACAAATCAAGTTTCATTGACAAACTTTGCGACTTCTTTATTGGCTTCTAAATCGGCTTTCTATAACGGAGATAAGTATGATGGTAAAATTATCATCAGTAAGACAGATAAAACATCTACACCTGTAAAGGCTGAGTTGACTTTGGACGGTAGAAAACTGACTGAAGGAAAAGACTATAAGCTAGAAGCTGGTGGTGTTCAAATGTTGATTGGTGCCGGTAACCCGGGTGACCATGACATTGTTGGAACAATGTTCTTTATGCAAGATGGAGAGGAAATTCCTGTAGAGGTTAAAAATTCTTTTGCTACAATTTCTAAACCTAATGCTGCTGTAATTGCTGCTGATAAAATGAATGTGGTATACCGTGGGGTTGCTAACCCTATGACCATATCTATTCCTGGTATTCCAGATAACAAAGTTTCTGCTTCTGCTCCTGGACTTTCCAAGAGAAGTGGAAGCAAGTATGTTATGAACCCAGGTAAAGGTAGAGAAGTTACCATTAGTGCTTCTGGTATTTTGCCTGATGGCCAAAGAATTAGTACGCCTGCTACTTTCCGTATCAAGGATATTCCAAGACCAGGAGGTACCGTTCGTGGAGAAGCTGGAAGTGCTAAAATGCCTAGAAAAAACCTAGAAATATCTACTGTTGGAGCTATGTTGGAAGATTTTGATTTTGATTTGAACCTTGCTGTGAGCGGATTTAAATTCAAAGTACCAGGTCAGCCTACCATAGTTGTAAACGGAAACAAATTGAATGGAAGAGCTAAGTCCGCTTTGAAAAGAGCCAAGAGAGGTGAAGCTGTTCAGATATTCGATATCAAAGCTTACATTACAAATAACAAGAGTTACAAGTTGAAGAAAGTTTCTCCTGTTGTAGTAGAGCTTACAAACTAA
- a CDS encoding FAD-binding oxidoreductase, protein MLDYVIVGLGLAGISFCEILEKEGKSFKVISDDSQQASLVAGGLYNPVILKRFTMAWNAKEQMDLALPFYAGLEQKLDVKLDYTIPVLRRFASIEEQNGWFEAADRPGLDSFLSTTIIENTNPSIDAPFGFGEVRHTGRIDTKTLLTSYSEYLGQHGLLDKESFDFSCLETFKEHVSYKTTTAKQIVFACGYGLKNNPFFNYLPLNGTKGELLTIKAPEYKEKNVIKSSVFTIPLGGDMYSVGATYKWKDKTNEPTEDSKNELLEKLKTFLNCDFEIVKHVAGIRPTVVDRRPLVGQHPTHKNLYVLNGFGSRGVLIAPDVSRQLFNTIEKGTVLDPEINIQRFTKKYYSN, encoded by the coding sequence ATGTTGGATTATGTAATAGTGGGCCTTGGTTTGGCCGGAATCTCATTTTGTGAGATTCTGGAAAAAGAAGGTAAGTCCTTTAAGGTAATTTCAGATGATTCCCAACAGGCTTCCCTAGTGGCTGGGGGGCTCTATAACCCAGTTATCTTAAAAAGATTTACCATGGCTTGGAATGCCAAGGAACAAATGGATTTGGCGTTACCATTTTATGCAGGCTTAGAACAAAAACTAGATGTAAAACTGGATTACACCATTCCAGTGCTCCGCAGATTTGCATCCATTGAAGAACAAAATGGCTGGTTTGAGGCGGCCGATCGCCCAGGGCTTGATTCTTTTTTGTCCACTACCATCATAGAAAATACAAACCCAAGCATAGATGCCCCATTTGGTTTTGGTGAAGTAAGGCATACAGGAAGAATAGATACCAAGACCTTGCTTACCTCTTATTCAGAATATTTAGGGCAGCATGGACTTTTGGATAAGGAATCCTTCGATTTTTCTTGTTTGGAGACGTTTAAAGAGCATGTTTCTTATAAAACTACTACGGCAAAGCAAATTGTTTTTGCCTGTGGTTATGGGCTTAAAAACAACCCGTTTTTCAATTACCTACCATTAAATGGCACCAAAGGAGAACTATTGACCATTAAAGCTCCAGAATATAAAGAGAAGAACGTTATTAAATCTTCAGTTTTTACAATTCCTCTTGGAGGTGATATGTATAGTGTAGGAGCAACTTATAAATGGAAAGATAAAACCAATGAACCCACAGAAGACTCAAAAAATGAACTTTTAGAAAAATTGAAGACTTTTCTAAACTGTGATTTTGAAATTGTTAAACATGTTGCAGGAATTAGGCCAACTGTAGTGGATAGAAGACCTTTGGTGGGACAGCATCCCACACACAAAAATTTATATGTATTAAATGGTTTTGGCTCTAGAGGCGTGCTAATAGCTCCAGATGTTTCAAGACAGCTGTTCAATACTATTGAAAAGGGAACAGTACTTGACCCGGAAATCAATATTCAAAGATTTACAAAAAAGTATTATTCTAATTGA
- the gldL gene encoding gliding motility protein GldL gives MAQSKSTKKLFNMAYGLGASVVIIGALFKILHWEFGPLTGGLLLAVGLITEALIFAISAFEPVDDEYDWSLVYPELNNGQAKGNKNDAKQAQEAEGLLSRKLDDLLKEANIDSELFTSLGDSIKNFEGAAKGIAPTTDAIQHTKKYSEELSHAAAQMESLNSLYKVQLESASRQASINEEVVQNAGALKDQMESLATNLSSLNGVYGGMLTAMAKN, from the coding sequence ATGGCACAGTCAAAATCAACAAAAAAGCTGTTTAACATGGCCTACGGGCTTGGAGCATCGGTAGTAATTATTGGTGCATTATTTAAAATCCTTCACTGGGAATTTGGACCACTGACCGGTGGATTACTTCTTGCAGTAGGACTTATTACTGAAGCATTAATTTTTGCTATTAGTGCATTTGAACCAGTAGACGATGAATACGATTGGTCTTTGGTGTATCCCGAATTGAACAACGGTCAGGCTAAAGGAAACAAGAATGACGCTAAGCAAGCTCAAGAAGCTGAAGGTCTTCTTTCTAGAAAACTTGACGATCTTTTAAAAGAGGCTAATATTGATTCTGAGCTTTTCACAAGTTTGGGCGATAGCATCAAGAATTTTGAAGGTGCAGCTAAAGGTATTGCTCCAACTACAGATGCTATTCAGCATACTAAAAAGTATTCTGAAGAATTGTCTCATGCTGCAGCTCAAATGGAATCTTTGAACAGCTTGTACAAAGTACAATTGGAAAGCGCAAGCAGACAGGCCTCTATTAATGAGGAAGTAGTACAAAATGCCGGTGCATTAAAAGATCAAATGGAATCTTTGGCAACTAACCTTTCTTCATTAAATGGAGTATATGGTGGTATGTTAACCGCTATGGCCAAAAACTAA
- a CDS encoding DUF983 domain-containing protein translates to MLKKGNKLYSILTGSCPKCHKESMYLNNNPYAISQIFKMHERCSHCGTKYKIEPSFFYGSMYVSYGVGIAFAVAAFVIAFLFIGASLVNTFIAIVLTMVVFMPFIIRLSRNIWINIFVKYEPKSAKSQLE, encoded by the coding sequence ATGTTAAAAAAAGGAAACAAACTCTACAGTATTTTAACAGGAAGTTGTCCCAAATGTCATAAAGAGAGCATGTATCTCAACAATAATCCATATGCAATTTCGCAAATCTTTAAAATGCATGAACGTTGTTCCCATTGCGGCACCAAATATAAAATTGAGCCTTCATTCTTCTATGGTTCTATGTATGTAAGTTACGGTGTGGGTATTGCCTTTGCTGTGGCAGCCTTTGTAATAGCATTCCTTTTTATAGGGGCCTCTCTTGTAAACACCTTTATTGCGATAGTACTTACCATGGTTGTTTTTATGCCCTTTATTATCCGTTTATCACGAAATATTTGGATCAACATTTTTGTTAAGTACGAACCCAAGTCTGCGAAGAGTCAATTAGAATAA
- the gldK gene encoding gliding motility lipoprotein GldK has translation MRKLFFSSLALVFLLSSCGSKSKSKGELVGAQGKKWYPEKPYGMELIPRGSFVMGKAEEDQAKVLNAPTRTVTVRSFYMDDTEITNSEYRQFVEWVKDSITRTKLAILADELGISPEDEGIGEYAFKDTDTTRISVYDKYMLDNYAGLGETGYEGRALNTDVDLVWDTSEYPDEYYAEVMDSLYIPEEESYNGLRTIDVTQLKYKYNWMDIEAAARAKSGRRKDFIKQEELEIYPDTTVWIRDFEYSYNEPMHNDYFWHDAYSDYPVVGVNWQQAKAFCSWRTKFKNDDQKSRGRQFVNQFRLPTEAEWEYAARGGIEGGTYPWGGPYVISDTGCFMANFKPQRGDYAADAALYTVEAKSYEPNEYNLYNMAGNVSEWTSSSFDQGAYEYLSTMNPNIGSGQNKRKVIRGGSWKDVAYFLQVSTRDYEYQDSARSYIGFRTVQDYMGEEDSTKGQGLPN, from the coding sequence ATGAGAAAGCTATTCTTTTCATCTCTAGCACTTGTTTTTTTACTTAGCAGTTGCGGTTCAAAATCAAAGTCAAAAGGTGAACTCGTTGGAGCCCAAGGAAAAAAGTGGTATCCAGAGAAACCCTACGGAATGGAACTGATTCCCCGCGGCTCCTTTGTAATGGGTAAAGCTGAAGAGGATCAGGCGAAAGTATTGAACGCTCCCACCAGAACAGTTACCGTACGTTCTTTTTACATGGACGATACGGAAATCACTAATAGTGAGTACCGACAGTTTGTGGAGTGGGTAAAAGATTCCATTACCAGAACCAAATTGGCCATTCTTGCCGATGAACTGGGCATTAGCCCAGAAGATGAAGGTATTGGAGAGTATGCTTTTAAAGATACTGACACGACCAGAATTTCAGTTTATGACAAATATATGCTCGATAACTATGCCGGTTTAGGTGAAACCGGTTATGAAGGAAGAGCATTAAATACCGATGTTGATTTGGTATGGGACACATCAGAATACCCAGATGAATATTATGCTGAGGTAATGGATTCATTGTACATTCCAGAAGAGGAAAGCTATAATGGACTAAGAACCATTGATGTAACCCAATTAAAATATAAGTACAATTGGATGGATATTGAAGCTGCTGCCCGTGCTAAAAGTGGTAGAAGAAAAGATTTCATCAAACAAGAGGAATTGGAAATTTATCCAGATACTACAGTTTGGATTCGTGATTTTGAATATTCCTATAATGAACCTATGCACAATGACTATTTTTGGCATGATGCTTACAGCGATTATCCTGTTGTTGGGGTAAACTGGCAACAAGCAAAAGCGTTTTGTTCCTGGAGAACAAAATTCAAAAACGATGACCAGAAAAGTCGTGGAAGACAATTTGTAAATCAATTTAGATTGCCTACCGAAGCCGAATGGGAATATGCCGCTAGAGGAGGTATTGAAGGAGGGACTTACCCTTGGGGTGGACCTTATGTTATAAGTGATACAGGTTGTTTTATGGCAAACTTTAAGCCTCAACGTGGAGATTATGCTGCAGATGCCGCATTGTACACTGTAGAAGCAAAGTCTTATGAGCCAAATGAATACAATCTTTACAATATGGCGGGTAACGTATCTGAGTGGACTAGCTCCAGTTTTGATCAAGGCGCCTATGAATATCTGTCTACGATGAACCCAAATATTGGTTCAGGACAGAATAAGAGAAAAGTAATCCGCGGTGGATCTTGGAAAGACGTTGCTTACTTCTTACAAGTAAGTACTAGAGACTATGAATACCAAGATTCAGCAAGAAGTTACATAGGTTTCCGAACTGTCCAAGATTATATGGGCGAAGAGGATTCTACAAAGGGGCAAGGGCTTCCAAACTAA
- a CDS encoding efflux RND transporter periplasmic adaptor subunit, with protein MRKLILSAVAGGLIIFLSIFLARMIAGSKKNRRLPSQKVVKTVFVDTVKNTTIPIVVPANGNLRAKKRVELYSEVQGVFRSGSKLFRTGQEYTTGQTLIRIDANEYYASVQSAKSNLYNLLTSIMPDLRLDYPEIYPKWQDYQNGFDLQKTTPPLPELGTEKEKFFISGRGVISNYYNVKNLEQRLSKYTISAPFKGVLTEALVTEGTLIRVGQKLGEFINIGTYELEVSVSKTYGDYLTVGKQVELSNLENTQTFMGKVIRVNGSVDQNSQTITVYIEVQGENLKEGQYLEANLEAKDEPNAIEVDRSLLLENNQIFVVRDTILDVIDVKPVYFTNKTVVLKDVPDDAVIVSKAVSGAYTGMEVKVFDATKRTKS; from the coding sequence ATGCGTAAGCTTATTTTATCGGCTGTTGCTGGCGGCCTAATTATATTCCTGTCCATTTTTCTTGCAAGAATGATTGCAGGAAGTAAGAAAAACCGAAGACTCCCTTCCCAGAAAGTTGTGAAAACCGTATTTGTAGATACGGTAAAAAATACTACAATACCTATTGTAGTTCCTGCAAATGGCAATTTGCGTGCTAAGAAAAGGGTTGAACTTTATTCTGAAGTCCAAGGTGTATTTAGATCAGGAAGCAAACTGTTTCGAACAGGTCAAGAGTATACTACGGGCCAAACATTGATTCGAATTGATGCTAATGAATACTATGCTAGTGTTCAATCTGCAAAAAGTAATTTGTACAATTTGCTTACCTCAATAATGCCAGATTTACGATTGGATTATCCAGAAATTTATCCAAAATGGCAAGATTATCAGAATGGTTTTGACTTACAGAAAACGACTCCACCGTTACCAGAGCTGGGTACTGAAAAAGAAAAATTCTTTATTTCCGGTCGTGGAGTAATATCCAACTATTACAATGTCAAAAATTTGGAACAGCGCCTATCAAAATATACCATTTCGGCGCCGTTTAAAGGAGTATTGACTGAGGCCCTAGTTACTGAAGGAACATTGATTAGGGTAGGACAAAAATTAGGAGAGTTCATAAATATAGGTACCTATGAATTGGAAGTTTCAGTAAGTAAGACTTATGGCGATTATCTAACCGTTGGCAAGCAGGTAGAACTTTCAAACTTGGAAAATACCCAAACATTCATGGGTAAAGTAATCCGCGTTAATGGAAGTGTGGACCAAAATTCACAGACGATTACTGTATACATTGAGGTTCAAGGAGAAAATCTGAAAGAAGGTCAGTATCTAGAGGCAAATTTAGAGGCCAAGGATGAACCAAATGCAATTGAAGTAGATCGTTCCCTTTTGTTGGAAAACAATCAAATCTTTGTAGTCCGCGATACCATTTTAGATGTTATCGACGTAAAACCGGTGTATTTCACGAACAAAACCGTAGTGCTAAAGGATGTTCCAGATGATGCAGTTATAGTTTCTAAAGCGGTTTCGGGAGCATACACAGGTATGGAAGTCAAGGTATTTGATGCTACAAAAAGAACGAAGTCGTGA
- a CDS encoding formimidoylglutamase has product MAFDFLVPIKDRVLAFSELLPPQALGKNIFKHTEKKGLPVFANATVAIFGVLESRNGFEKKPERLNIDEIRIQLYRLMAGNWNSTILDIGDIEEGNTVEDTYFVVKEIVAGLLEENIIPIVIGATQDITFPTYRAFDNIRDMVNLVSIDSRFDFGEDEELISSHSYMSKIITDKPNNLFNFSNIGYQSYFNAQEEIDLMERLFFDAYRLGEIAANLELAEPVLRSSHIVSLDLRAIRASEMGSFKNFSPNGFTGREICAIARYAGISDKVSLFGIYEGENSPQAFQMIAQIIWYFIEGISFRIKEFPSSKSEDFTKFTVPTDTEELVFYKSHVTERWWVEVPSILPEHTKTNSAALLPCTEEDYLDACNQKIPERWFKAYRKGFN; this is encoded by the coding sequence ATGGCATTCGATTTTTTGGTCCCTATTAAGGATAGGGTCCTAGCATTCTCAGAGTTATTGCCTCCACAGGCATTGGGTAAAAACATCTTCAAGCATACCGAGAAAAAAGGATTACCTGTTTTCGCAAATGCAACCGTAGCTATTTTTGGGGTTCTAGAATCCAGAAATGGATTTGAAAAGAAACCAGAGCGATTGAATATTGATGAAATACGTATTCAGTTGTACCGCCTAATGGCCGGTAATTGGAATTCCACCATACTGGATATTGGAGATATAGAGGAAGGGAATACGGTAGAGGACACCTATTTTGTGGTCAAAGAAATTGTAGCGGGCCTGTTGGAAGAAAATATTATACCTATTGTAATAGGTGCAACCCAAGACATTACATTTCCCACGTACAGAGCTTTTGATAATATAAGGGATATGGTCAATTTGGTATCCATAGATAGCCGTTTTGATTTTGGTGAAGATGAAGAACTCATTTCTTCTCATTCCTATATGAGTAAAATTATCACGGACAAACCCAATAACCTATTTAACTTTTCCAATATAGGTTACCAAAGTTATTTTAATGCTCAGGAAGAGATTGATTTAATGGAGCGCCTTTTCTTCGATGCTTATCGGTTGGGAGAAATAGCTGCTAATCTGGAATTGGCAGAACCGGTATTGAGAAGTTCTCATATTGTAAGTTTGGATTTACGTGCAATTCGCGCTAGCGAAATGGGTTCTTTTAAAAACTTTTCCCCCAATGGTTTTACCGGTAGGGAGATTTGTGCCATTGCAAGATATGCCGGTATTAGTGATAAAGTATCATTGTTTGGTATCTATGAAGGAGAGAATTCTCCACAGGCATTTCAAATGATAGCTCAAATTATTTGGTACTTCATAGAGGGTATTAGTTTTAGAATAAAAGAATTCCCAAGTTCCAAAAGTGAAGATTTTACAAAGTTCACAGTTCCTACAGATACAGAAGAACTGGTATTCTACAAGAGCCATGTAACAGAACGTTGGTGGGTAGAGGTTCCATCAATTTTACCCGAACATACTAAAACAAATTCGGCGGCGTTATTACCTTGCACCGAGGAAGACTATCTGGATGCTTGCAACCAGAAGATTCCGGAAAGGTGGTTCAAGGCCTATAGAAAGGGCTTTAACTAA
- a CDS encoding ABC-F family ATP-binding cassette domain-containing protein has translation MLNIHNLSVAFGGEYLFEEIAFRLNGGDRVGLIGKNGAGKSTLLKLLSKEMAPDSGTIAMEKDVKIGFLKQDIDFEQGRTVLEESYQAFFELKSLEAKLDEINQGLAERTDYESEAYHQLMIDLTDVTHRYEILGGYNYQGETEKVLLGLGFKRNDFDKATDTFSGGWRMRIELAKLLLQSNDVLLLDEPTNHLDIESIIWLEQFLNNYSGAVVIVSHDKMFLDNVTNRTIEISLGRIYDYNKPYSKFLVLRKEIKEQQLSAQKNQEKQIQQTEKLIEKFRAKASKASMAQSLIKKLDKIDRIEVDEDDNSSMNVKFPVSITPGKVVAELENLSKNYGEKQVLEGIDLLVERSSKTAFVGQNGQGKTTLAKIMVGELEYTGGLKIGHNVQIGYFAQNQAEYLDGKKTVLDTMIDAANETNRSKVRDILGSFLFRGDEVEKYVKVLSGGERNRLALAKMLLQPFNVLVMDEPTNHLDIKSKNVLKKALQNFEGTLILVSHDRDFLQGLTDRVYEFKDGNIKEYLGDIDFYLEQRKAEDFRKIEKGEKKIRVEKEQPKENDYQTQKKLKSLKNKLSNVESKISQLEKDIAEIDHKMLLDYDATIAAPGFFDDYQGKKDVLEALMLDWEKLSNELEVLS, from the coding sequence ATGCTAAACATTCATAACCTTTCTGTCGCTTTTGGAGGCGAATATCTTTTTGAGGAAATCGCCTTTCGCTTAAACGGGGGGGACAGGGTTGGCCTAATTGGAAAGAATGGAGCGGGAAAATCCACTTTGTTGAAATTGCTTTCCAAAGAAATGGCTCCGGATTCGGGAACCATAGCCATGGAGAAAGATGTGAAAATTGGTTTTTTAAAGCAGGATATTGATTTTGAACAAGGCAGAACGGTATTGGAAGAATCATACCAGGCATTTTTTGAGCTTAAATCTTTGGAAGCAAAACTGGATGAAATAAATCAGGGACTCGCGGAAAGAACCGATTATGAAAGTGAGGCGTATCATCAATTGATGATTGACTTGACTGATGTTACCCACCGATATGAAATTCTGGGAGGTTATAACTATCAAGGCGAAACCGAAAAAGTTTTGTTGGGACTAGGATTCAAGAGGAATGATTTTGACAAAGCTACCGATACCTTTTCAGGTGGCTGGCGTATGCGAATTGAATTGGCAAAGCTGCTGCTCCAGAGCAATGATGTATTGCTCTTGGATGAGCCTACCAACCATTTGGATATAGAATCCATTATTTGGTTGGAACAGTTTCTCAACAATTATTCAGGAGCGGTGGTAATCGTTTCTCACGATAAAATGTTTTTGGATAATGTAACGAATAGGACCATAGAGATTTCTCTTGGGAGAATTTATGATTACAACAAGCCCTATTCTAAATTTCTAGTGCTTAGAAAAGAAATCAAGGAACAACAATTAAGTGCACAAAAGAACCAAGAGAAACAAATACAACAGACCGAAAAACTAATCGAAAAATTTAGGGCCAAGGCGAGTAAAGCTTCCATGGCCCAATCCCTAATAAAAAAACTGGATAAGATCGATCGTATAGAAGTTGATGAGGACGATAACAGTTCTATGAACGTAAAATTTCCAGTGTCAATAACTCCTGGTAAAGTGGTTGCCGAACTTGAGAATCTATCTAAGAACTATGGAGAAAAACAGGTCCTAGAGGGGATAGACCTTTTAGTGGAACGCAGCAGCAAAACGGCCTTTGTTGGTCAAAATGGGCAAGGAAAAACCACATTGGCCAAGATAATGGTAGGCGAATTGGAGTATACAGGTGGGCTTAAGATCGGACACAATGTGCAGATTGGTTATTTCGCACAAAACCAGGCCGAATATCTAGATGGCAAAAAAACGGTCTTAGATACAATGATAGATGCTGCAAATGAAACCAATCGTAGCAAAGTCAGAGATATTTTAGGTTCTTTTTTATTCCGGGGAGATGAAGTGGAGAAATACGTTAAGGTTTTATCTGGTGGAGAACGTAATCGTTTGGCACTCGCCAAAATGTTATTACAACCCTTTAACGTATTGGTAATGGATGAGCCTACCAACCATTTAGATATAAAATCTAAAAACGTACTTAAAAAGGCTTTGCAAAATTTTGAAGGAACGTTGATTTTGGTTTCCCATGACAGGGATTTTCTTCAGGGATTAACGGATAGGGTTTATGAGTTTAAGGATGGCAACATCAAGGAATATTTAGGGGATATTGACTTTTACTTGGAACAGCGAAAAGCTGAGGATTTTAGAAAGATTGAAAAAGGTGAAAAGAAAATTCGAGTTGAAAAGGAACAACCCAAAGAGAATGACTATCAAACCCAAAAGAAACTGAAATCCCTAAAGAATAAATTAAGCAACGTGGAAAGCAAAATTTCTCAATTGGAAAAAGACATTGCCGAAATAGATCATAAAATGTTGTTGGATTATGATGCCACTATCGCTGCTCCGGGCTTTTTTGATGACTATCAAGGAAAAAAGGATGTTTTGGAAGCTTTGATGTTGGACTGGGAAAAATTGTCCAATGAACTTGAAGTATTGAGTTAA